A region of Legionella donaldsonii DNA encodes the following proteins:
- a CDS encoding carbon starvation CstA family protein encodes MKRMLLWIIGCTLTVFATCAFAALALSHGETIQAPWLVAAACMIFFIGYRYYSRFLANSVLLLDANAPTPAVRHNDGLDYVPTNRFVLFGHHFAAIAGAGPLVGPVLAAQMGYAPGLLWILVGVVLAGAVQDFFILVISMRRDGRSLGTLIRTELGWLPGVVAQCATFMIMVIILAVLALIVVKALTNSPWSLFTVAATVPIGLFMGIYLRYLRPGRVTEVSVIGFLLLFLAIMLGRQVSESALWAPCFTASAEELVWLLTGYGFVAAVLPVWLLLAPRDYLSTFLKIGTMLALALAILLVAPTLKMPAWTPFINGTGPVWAGGLFPFLFITIACGAISGFHSLIASGTTPKMIANETDARFIGYGGMLMESFVAIMALITACCLEPGVYFAINSPPALIGTTAQQAAETISQWGFTLTPDMLTTTAETIGEQTILSRTGGAPTLAIGIAQIFSQLFENKAMLAFWYHFAILFEALFILTAVDAGTRAGRFMLQDLLGTFFPNMRHTGSWPANVLATGICVGMWGYFLYQGVIDPLGGINSLWPLFGIANQMLASIALILATVVLVKRKQECFIAVTLAPTVWLLSCTLTASWQKAFSINPKLGFLAHANQYQQAIEREIVLAPAKNLTQMRQILFNDYVDATLTIGFAVVVLFLFFWGLRHIYLMLKNRLPRENHFEETGLMKCESPPTRCC; translated from the coding sequence ATGAAACGCATGTTGTTGTGGATTATTGGCTGTACTTTAACAGTTTTTGCAACCTGCGCTTTTGCTGCATTGGCCCTATCCCATGGGGAAACCATACAGGCCCCCTGGCTTGTTGCTGCAGCATGTATGATTTTCTTTATCGGTTATCGCTACTACAGTCGCTTTCTCGCCAATAGTGTGCTTTTACTTGATGCAAATGCGCCTACCCCGGCGGTACGCCATAATGATGGTCTGGATTATGTTCCAACCAACCGCTTTGTCCTCTTTGGTCATCATTTTGCTGCCATTGCTGGAGCGGGCCCTTTAGTTGGACCTGTCTTGGCAGCCCAAATGGGCTATGCACCTGGCCTATTGTGGATTTTAGTTGGTGTCGTCTTAGCTGGCGCGGTACAAGACTTCTTTATTTTAGTGATTTCCATGCGCCGTGACGGCCGCTCGCTAGGAACGTTAATTCGTACAGAGTTGGGCTGGTTACCTGGTGTTGTTGCACAGTGTGCGACGTTTATGATCATGGTAATCATTTTAGCTGTTCTTGCCCTGATTGTTGTGAAAGCACTCACTAATAGTCCGTGGAGTTTGTTTACAGTAGCAGCAACAGTACCCATTGGTCTGTTTATGGGAATTTATTTGCGCTATTTACGTCCGGGGCGTGTGACTGAGGTTTCCGTCATAGGATTTTTATTACTTTTTCTGGCAATTATGTTGGGACGCCAGGTCAGTGAAAGTGCTCTGTGGGCACCTTGTTTTACCGCCAGCGCTGAAGAGCTGGTATGGTTGTTAACAGGCTATGGTTTTGTAGCTGCCGTGTTGCCGGTATGGCTTCTTCTAGCACCGAGAGATTATTTATCCACCTTCTTGAAAATTGGTACGATGTTGGCCTTAGCCTTGGCTATTCTGCTCGTAGCCCCTACGCTCAAAATGCCTGCCTGGACTCCTTTTATCAATGGCACAGGACCAGTATGGGCAGGAGGCTTATTTCCCTTTTTGTTTATCACTATTGCTTGTGGAGCAATATCGGGCTTTCATTCTTTAATTGCCTCGGGCACTACGCCCAAAATGATAGCCAATGAAACTGATGCGCGATTTATTGGCTATGGTGGTATGCTCATGGAATCCTTCGTTGCAATCATGGCACTGATTACTGCATGCTGTTTAGAGCCCGGTGTTTATTTTGCAATCAATAGCCCTCCGGCTTTAATTGGAACAACAGCCCAACAAGCCGCAGAAACCATTTCACAATGGGGATTTACTTTAACTCCCGACATGTTAACAACGACGGCAGAAACAATTGGTGAGCAAACTATCTTATCTCGTACAGGAGGAGCACCAACCTTAGCCATTGGGATTGCACAAATTTTCTCTCAACTCTTTGAAAACAAGGCCATGCTCGCATTTTGGTATCATTTTGCCATCTTGTTTGAAGCTTTATTTATTTTAACTGCCGTGGATGCAGGAACACGAGCAGGCCGTTTCATGCTCCAGGATTTGTTAGGTACCTTTTTCCCCAACATGCGACATACCGGGTCATGGCCAGCAAATGTATTGGCTACAGGAATTTGCGTCGGTATGTGGGGATATTTTCTGTATCAAGGCGTTATCGATCCCCTGGGAGGTATTAATAGCTTATGGCCTTTATTTGGCATAGCCAATCAAATGCTTGCTTCAATCGCATTAATTCTCGCAACAGTAGTCCTGGTAAAAAGAAAACAGGAGTGCTTTATCGCAGTAACCCTGGCACCCACAGTTTGGCTACTCAGTTGCACACTGACTGCCAGTTGGCAAAAAGCATTTTCAATTAATCCTAAACTTGGTTTCCTGGCTCACGCTAACCAATACCAACAAGCCATAGAGAGAGAAATCGTTCTTGCACCAGCAAAAAATTTAACACAAATGCGCCAAATTCTATTCAATGATTACGTTGATGCTACCTTGACTATCGGGTTTGCAGTTGTTGTGTTGTTTCTCTTTTTTTGGGGCCTTCGCCATATCTACCTTATGCTGAAAAATCGCCTCCCACGCGAAAATCATTTTGAGGAGACAGGCCTGATGAAATGTGAATCACCGCCAACCCGCTGCTGTTAG
- a CDS encoding helix-turn-helix domain-containing protein, with translation MADSTTISSNLRHLLTLHGELSLSELARQTQIPQPTLHHLLNGTTKKPRRGVLERLANFFSVSIPQLTGLLPLDQSIPDSIKKSLNIATIPVISWAMVCHWPHIERTSAKQIILDKEAGEHSFALLMESNTMEPLFPENSILIFDPDKKPRDRDFVLIKKDNNLIFNRLFIEKSELYIKQDQADGNMKLTKIKEKIDKIIGTLIEVRLQFL, from the coding sequence ATGGCCGACAGTACAACGATAAGTAGCAATTTAAGACATTTACTGACACTGCATGGGGAATTATCATTAAGTGAATTGGCCAGACAAACACAGATTCCACAACCAACCCTACATCATTTACTCAATGGTACTACTAAAAAACCAAGGCGAGGGGTACTGGAACGACTCGCAAATTTTTTCTCTGTCTCAATCCCTCAATTAACTGGCTTATTGCCTTTGGATCAAAGCATACCTGATTCAATTAAAAAAAGTTTGAATATTGCAACCATTCCAGTTATTAGCTGGGCAATGGTGTGCCATTGGCCACACATTGAGAGAACATCCGCAAAACAAATAATTCTGGACAAAGAAGCAGGTGAGCATTCATTTGCTTTACTGATGGAAAGCAACACCATGGAGCCTCTTTTCCCAGAGAATTCTATCCTAATCTTTGATCCAGACAAAAAACCGCGCGATAGGGATTTTGTCCTTATTAAGAAAGATAACAATTTGATATTTAATAGATTATTTATAGAAAAATCGGAATTGTATATCAAACAAGATCAGGCGGACGGCAATATGAAACTGACTAAAATAAAAGAAAAAATAGATAAAATTATCGGCACACTTATTGAAGTAAGATTACAATTTTTGTGA
- a CDS encoding bacteriocin: MTDSKERVFAYTLAKTIDNDELANVSGGYAATFTHSETVKGTGGSGQGVDAWYDQSIDW, encoded by the coding sequence ATGACAGATAGCAAAGAACGCGTTTTTGCTTATACGTTGGCAAAAACAATCGATAATGATGAATTGGCAAACGTATCTGGAGGATATGCAGCAACGTTTACTCATTCAGAAACGGTGAAAGGCACAGGAGGAAGCGGGCAAGGGGTAGATGCCTGGTATGATCAAAGCATTGACTGGTAG